In a single window of the Megalobrama amblycephala isolate DHTTF-2021 linkage group LG3, ASM1881202v1, whole genome shotgun sequence genome:
- the LOC125264080 gene encoding vegetative cell wall protein gp1-like, translating into METFPGSLDPAPPTPLTLTASDRLIGLLQPKEPPSMGVSLLFHLKPLHPALHLGPLPLPPPWLQPPSSPPWPISPPASPASILPPVKHQPTLTSGLYSSVFTPSLRPSVHLASSLPPAFPVSSVVLVTLRPSGTLPTPQSAKPSVSPWCYGPSASPGLQASSAGRCT; encoded by the exons atggAGACTTTCCCTGGCTCCCTGGATCCAGCTCCTCCAACGCCTCTCACCCTGACAGCCAGCGATCGCCTtatcgggctcctgcag CCCAAAGAGCCTCCTTCCATGGGTGTCTCATTGCTTTTCCATCTCAAGCCCCTTCATCCAGCACTCCACCTCGGCCCTCTGCCATTACCTCCAccttggctccaacctccctcatctccaccatggcccatcagtccaccagcTTCACCAGCCTCCATCCTTCCTCCGGTCAAGCATCAGCCCACCCTCACCTCAGGACTGTACTCCTCCGTTTTCACTCCGTCCCTTCGTCCCTCTGTTCACTTGGCTTCTTCTCTCCCTCCTGCTTTCCCTGTGTCGTCGGTCGTCTTGGTTACGCTGCGGCCTTCTGGAACCCTGCCTACGCCTCAGTCGGCGAAGCCGTCGGTGTCGCCATGGTGCTACGGACCTTCGGCATCGCCTGGACTCCAGGCCTCTTCGGCAggccgctgcacctga